The window aagggggggaaacccagtAAAAATTCAACCTGCACGTtagataaaacattttatttttatatgaaaCACTTCGTTGTGCCACATATAAAAGATAAAAACAAGCAAGTTTTCTGCCTTGTATAGATAAACCAAGCTGATTAAAAATGCATTAGCTGGTTATTTGCAGAATtcctctctccttttaaaaagaatttattgTTGCTGCATTCACATCCAATATATATAGCAGGATTATACAGGGTGCATAATAAagctggattaaaaaaaataattggaGATAAATCTTAGCTGGGAACATTATTGGCTGTCCAGAAGGTATGTTTTTGAAGAAGATCGTCCAAAGTGAAAGAGACTAGAAAAGCACACAAATGCATTGTGATAGTTACAAACTAACATTTCAGATAGTTAATATaaatggggggggaggagagttgTCACCTTTATTTAGATGTAATTAACTTTTAAAAGGCTGGAACTAATTGGCAAAACATCTGAGTATGAAACAAAGATTACAATACAGATGGAAAACCTAGATAAAGAGCTTGATTATCTCTCTTGTATATTTTACACTAAGGTTATGGGGGCAGGAAAGCCCCCCAAATATTTTTCACTCATGGCAGCATAAAACCAGCTTTGAAACACTGTAGGTGTGAGATCATAAAGGTGTATCGCTGCCATTAAATTGTATTGTCGGAATgtatataaattattttaaaaatacagtgacATGACACAACAATGTGTTGTAATTTAGCAGCAAAGTTAATTAACCAGCCTAGTTAATTTTGCATATGTAGCTCCTGGCAACtgttttgattgatttttaaaataaattgcatTCTGGCTCccaagctgttttttaaaatcaaaatcgCAATAGTGAAATAATGGCTGGATGCTAATTTATAGCTTAAATAGGAATTGGACACCAACTGGACTGCTTTCCAGAATGCTCGCTCAGGGATAGTGATATAGTATTGTAGCAAATGGATGAAACCACTTTCAACCTGAATAACTGCAGCACTGTTTGTTTTCATATAAATCCTGTCCTGAAATGCATTCATTTGATTCTTTTTATCAtatttcttctcccttctttgCATAACAAGTGTTCAAGCTGCATTACAAAAGTGTGCAGGGTTTCTTGTCTTCCAATAGTTGTCTGCAGAACTACCTTGTAAGATGTATATGAAAGTCAGAGCTGTGCAGCAAAGCAAAGAGACCCGTCAGTTTTATTTCCTTCTCCtgccatagccctattcagacattgcattaTACATGCACGTTTGTAcaagtgcagaggcgtaactagggaaaacggcgcccggggcaagcactgaaattgcacccccccgccgcatccccccccgccgcccccccaacatacatctgacacacatgtttcagaaaacttttatttaaaattttttaaaaattacaaaaattaccaaaaatttcaaaatgcactacatacttaggtttttcctcacaacaaccctgtgaagttggcttgtatctcaaacatcagaattatgatgcaatgatgatacatactacattatacttaggtttttcctcacaacaaccctgtgaagttggcttgtatctcaaacatcagaattatgatgcaatgatgattattatgattatgatgcccctccatcacgccctggttctgttcctgactttcccttgtgagtgactgtattttaacaaaacgaaaaccaaggactccaaagtaattcgagggactagggtgatagtgctaaagactccttattctcccgctgttaaagaaagattccccttttccaaaaccacgcactatttacaccagaaaaggtttcaaatggagggggaagcatttatgcatttatgctttgttttatgttacgatttcaaagttagaaaaactataaaagggccatttccccagaccccggcccaagaagacacttaGACATTCTTTATGGGTAAAGGGCCActctttattaattaattaacaaccaGCAAAGGCGAACTGAACAGTGGGTGATGAATCACCAACGAAACAGTGCGGGCTCCTAGGCAAGGGCTAGGAttaccctcatcctgcccattgccactttgggcgacacaccctggctccggAAAGGGGGAAGGCACGCCCTGCCCTATTccatcaaagccaaccacccccttagaAGAGGGGACCTGGACAGCTCCCGGTATTCACccccccggaccgcgcagcccaaaggatGGTGAAGACCTGGAGCAGGTTTCATGGCCATCAATTACTCCCCGCGccgcacaggcaacaaaggagcgattaaccaatccacctttaaatatccaagggtgctcaccgatactaTACCTtgcttacccctcagcccgcactgttaccgctAACGTGGCCAACCTAAAACCTAACTACTCACTGaatacagaacggagtaggcgaaaaaaaccccaaccatggCCAATCGGTTAagggcaaaaaattcctactcggccccagagGCGACCAAtctctagacccgctctgcaccagggaagggagggaggggacaatCCAAAAGGACTGGTCGGCTCAGAGCATGGAACGGCCGTTTTCGGCCGAAACCACGCCCACCAAGCccggccagccaatcaggacccTTCTTGGTCCTcgtgctgagctgggctggggaaaAGGACCTCCCCGCAgcacgaggcagaggggaggggaactttccccagaccccggcccaagaagacacttaGACATTCTTTATGGGTAAAGGGCCActctttattaattaattaacaaccaGCAAAGGCGAACTGAACAGTGGGTGATGAATCACCAACGAAACAGTGCGGGCTCCTAGGCAAGGGCTAGGAttaccctcatcctgcccattgccactttgggcgacacaccctggctccggAAAGGGGGCAGGCACGCCCTGCCCTATTccatcaaagccaaccacccccttagaAGAGGGGACCTGGACAGCTCCCGGTATTCACccccccggaccgcgcagcccaaaggatGGTGAAGACCTGGAGCAGGTTGCATGGCCATCAATTACTCCCCGCGccgcacaggcaacaaaggagcgattaaccaatccacctttaaatatccaagggtgctcaccgatactaTACCTtgcttacccctcagcccgcactgttaccgccacccagggaggttagcccacgcttgacctccctgccccaccactgcccaaaaattcagcaagcctcctctgtATGTTACCTAAATATAGATCACAACCAAGCTCCGAAAGGTGAACCCCATCGGCACGATATAACTCGGGAAGACGAGCCACCACATTAGGGTGGTGTATTACAGCACCACCGGCAGCTATCACAAGTTTCCCAATTGCGGCTGAAGCTTTGCGCCTAGCCTTTTCTAGACAAAGCCCCGAACGGGCATTCCGCCACACCCTACGCTGCAGCCAATTAACCCAGAGAATAAGCACCCCGGGCATCCATTCCTGCAATAAGGACAAATCAGAGGAGGCCTGCTGAACAATAGACAGGCCAGTCCGCTTGCCTAGGTCATTTTCCCCTAAATGCAAAACCAAGATGTCGGGCGGGGAAAAACTATCTAAGTGCCCCCTAAGTGCGGGCAGTAGCTGGTTCCAGAGCATCCCACGCATGCCCAACCAGTACACAGCAGCCCGTCTTCCAAACCCAAGCTGGGATCCCCAACGAGACGTGCTAGCccgcttgaaggcccaaaagaccagcGAGTGGCCGCACAACAGGATCCGTACTGGAGCCACCGATCCCCCAACACCTGCCAAGGGAAAAAACACAATCAATAGCAGCCGAAAAAagcccgctgtcagcgcacatagcgtctgaccgccacggacttccaCCTCCCAATCCTCCGAACCTCCGCTTCCTGGAGGCCCAACCTCGTGGCAGTAGTAGCTGCCCCAATGCGGAAAGAGTGAAGCGTAATTCCCTCAAGGGGAATCAGGGCCGCGCTAAGGGCCTTTTTAATCACTGAAAGAAACTGATACTGGGTAAGAGGAGTCCGATCCGAATGCGCGAACAAACACCCCCCAGAGTCCGGTCCCAGAGCCACATAGGCTCTGAGGGCTGACACCGGGCAAATTTGCCTATCCCCAGCGGCCGCCAAGCGAACCGTCTGGCCCCTCCC of the Hemicordylus capensis ecotype Gifberg chromosome 3, rHemCap1.1.pri, whole genome shotgun sequence genome contains:
- the LOC128352039 gene encoding uncharacterized protein LOC128352039, translating into MPLVPGVGGSVAPVRILLCGHSLVFWAFKRASTSRWGSQLGFGRRAAVYWLGMRGMLWNQLLPALRGHLDSFSPPDILVLHLGENDLGKRTGLSIVQQASSDLSLLQEWMPGVLILWVNWLQRRVWRNARSGLCLEKARRKASAAIGKLVIAAGGAVIHHPNVVARLPELYRADGVHLSELGCDLYLGNIQRRLAEFLGSGGAGRSSVG